Proteins encoded in a region of the Drosophila busckii strain San Diego stock center, stock number 13000-0081.31 chromosome 2L, ASM1175060v1, whole genome shotgun sequence genome:
- the LOC108596495 gene encoding cytochrome c oxidase subunit 4 isoform 1, mitochondrial, whose protein sequence is MALRLINNALRRQLAAQLPRNAQVGSVASVHTLDKIGKREVVGYGWNGTACYADRADYPMPAVRFQEPNNEINALRTKEQGDWKKLSPQEIKALYRASFCQTIAEVQAGSGEWKMHLGISLMFTAAAIWIAVMMNLFVYDELPVTFDEEHQKAQLKRIIDLEMNPVTGLTSKWDYENNKWKN, encoded by the exons ATGGCTCTCCGACTAATCAATAACGCCCTGCGCCGTCAGTTGGCCGCACAGTTGCCACGCAATGCCCAGGTCGGCAGCGTTGCTTCCGTTCACACTCTGGACAAGATTGGCAAACGCGAGGTTGTCGGCTACGGCTGGAACGGCACAGCTTGCTACGCTGATCGTGCGGATTATCCCATGCCAGCTGTGCGCTTCCAGGAGCCAAACAATGAAATCAACGCTCTGCGCACCAAGGAGCAGGGTGACTGGAAGAAGCTGAGCCCACAGGAGATCAAGGCTCTGTACCGTGCCAGTTTCTGCCAAACCATTGCCGAGGTGCAAGCCGGCTCCGGTGAGTGGAAGATGCACTTGGGCATTAGCCTGATGTTCACCGCCGCAGCCATCTGGATTGCCGTCATGATGAATCTGTTTG TTTATGATGAGCTGCCTGTTACCTTCGATGAGGAGCACCAGAAGGCGCAACTTAAGCGCATCATCGACTTGGAGATGAACCCCGTCACCGGTCTGACCTCCAAGTGGGACTACGAGAACAACAAGTGGAAGAACTAa